A DNA window from Elusimicrobiota bacterium contains the following coding sequences:
- a CDS encoding lactate racemase domain-containing protein: MNAKSINPIISVKLPYGKSFIELTLPKNNLLEVATIKPVRKVFNLRRAVANALTKPIGLADKNNFRDFLRERRPKRIAVIVEDATRPNHKDYQDILEELLGALEQGGYFNDRVFLVIAYGTHKKHKLTESQAIFGKKL, translated from the coding sequence ATGAACGCAAAATCAATTAATCCAATTATATCCGTTAAACTGCCTTATGGCAAATCGTTTATCGAGTTAACACTTCCAAAAAATAACTTGCTGGAAGTAGCGACGATTAAACCGGTACGTAAAGTGTTCAACCTGCGCAGGGCGGTTGCTAATGCGTTGACTAAGCCGATAGGGTTAGCTGATAAAAACAATTTCCGTGATTTTTTGCGTGAACGCCGCCCAAAACGTATTGCTGTGATTGTGGAAGACGCTACACGGCCTAATCACAAGGATTATCAGGATATCCTTGAAGAATTACTTGGTGCGTTGGAGCAGGGTGGATATTTTAATGACCGTGTATTTCTGGTGATCGCCTATGGAACGCATAAAAAACATAAACTTACTGAAAGCCAGGCGATATTCGGTAAAAAACT